From Manihot esculenta cultivar AM560-2 chromosome 18, M.esculenta_v8, whole genome shotgun sequence:
TTAGTGCATATTAAATAAGAATgtattattgttaaaaaaagAATGTATTAAAaggttaataaataaattattataagaaaTTATAACAGGTTAGCTGGGCTGGCTACATCCTTTTTCCAACAGGGTGTGTTTTGACAATTATAAAATAGTCAGAATAATTTAggactttttttattaaaatcaccaTTAATCAATATTCAGTTTCACacgtttgttttttttttttctttttaattgtttagttatcttaaatttatttaaaatttcataattttaatatattatgttaaatattataattattattgattttaaaatacacaatttattttaatttaaaattattttaaaaattgtaactctttaattttataatcacaTTATAGTATATTATGCCCACTTGTTCATGGTGCATAATTGAGTACTATAATATTGTAAACATAACCTaacaattattattttcaattattaatCAACATTGTTTGATTAATGATTAAGTGATGGTACACTATATGGTTTTTcctaattattgaattaacaattattatttaaaatcggAAATTCAAAATGttataacatatttacttttaaatttatttgctaaaaaaaaataaacttatttatttataataaaaagtaaatggaGAGATTGAGACTTATTTCTGATTAATTTTCATTGTTGTTCAAGAGTGGAGAGGAACAATGTACGTGTTATGGACACTAAGGCTGAATAATAGAAAATGGCTGTTTTCTGCTGCCTAAGAAACAGGTGGTTTTCCTACTTATGGTTTGTTTGgaaactattaattaattattattgttgcTTAGTTTAGATTAATTTCCTCTCCCAATCAACACTGCATTGCATTTCATGACTGTTAATAGCagcaaatttttataataaatttattaactctTATGACCGATTAGAAATGAATGGATTGTTCCCGTGGGGTTAGTTTCTTAGATTGGACTTGGGCCCTCTCTAGTTTTTTAATTAGCTTGCTTGGCAAtgcaatataaaaaaatatttattataaaaattaataaaaaatattaagaaaaacttatatttatcattttagaaaatattgtctatattttattaaattcgttaattattaattcaattcagtattttggagaaattttaaatttaaactgaatatatattattattgtattaatttattcatataaaGAATAACTTTTAGCATGACGCGCGCGTACATAACCTCGTCCTTGTAATTAATTCAATCATTTTGTCCTTTTAAGGGTGGAAATTAGTTTTTATTATCAGAGTGTGAAGGAAAACAAAAGAGTATTTCATTattaattgtattaaaaattaattttatattattattatattttagcaacattttaaaaataaaaatttattatgattCTATCCTAAGTCAAATGTTAtccaattattatttttgaatttatttcataggtttattatttgttattattctgaaaaaaattttattgtttatattaattgcaaattatatattttttaaaatattagttataaaatattaaaaattaattcaaattataatttatataatttagttattatatactttaattttaaaaaatgaaaaatttgacttttttataaaaaaattaagctttaacagtaaaaataatagtagaatgtaattgaaataaaaataaaatttaaagtttaatgaatagtaattttaatacaccgattataaaaatttataaaagatatgattttttttattaactctatttttattgataatgaatacttttatagaaataaaattgaggtcgtcttaataaaaaaaaaaaaaaaaaacgacgAGTTCCGAAATGAAGGCCAAAGACAAGGGCGCTGCTTACATATAGGGTTTTAATAGACCTGGCTGCTCTGTAAAAACACCCAAAATTTCTATTCTAAGAAGCATCaactctctccctctctgcaaTCACCATGAGCAAAGGACCTGCCCTCTTCTACGATTTCGGCAAAAAAGCTAGAGGTAGATCTTCCCTTTGCCTTTGCGTTTGTGTTTTCTTTGTCTCCATTTTTCATTTCTCCTTTTCGTCTTGCTTTTGCAGATTTACTCGCCAAGGACTTCACCACCGATCAGAAGATTACAATTTCTTCTTCCACCTGCACTGGATTGGTTCGTTCTCTTATCTCGTCTTCTTTTtacttttctaaaatttattgtCTCTTAAAGTTCATTGGTTCTCGCTATTAGTTTTGCTGTTCATTATTTGATCCTCTTACTTGTTTGCATCCAGCTGTTTATGTTGAATCGTATTCAAATGCTCTAGAATTTGCGTAGATTTGAACAGTTAAATTGTGTTGTTTTTGGATTTATTCCGCTTATGATTTGTTAAGGCATAGCTCTGGATCTATGGAAACTGAATAGCTGAATTCATAGCATGTATTCGTATAGTTTAGCTCAAATCTGAATAGGATTGACAACGAGAATAGCAAATTGACATGCATACACAAAAGCAAATGCAGATGTGTTGGGGTTCTTCATATGCGAAGTGGATTCCGAGTTTAAGAATAAACTAATAACTAGTACCAGTTAAGTACTATTTTTTGCGTGATCTGTAGGTTTTTGTAAGGATGCGTAGTCCTGCAGGTATGCCTTTTTAATGAATGCGAGGGGGGTATCTCTGATCTGGTTACTATTTTCTTTTGACTCTTGTGCGTTGGGTTGGCAGAATGAATAATTGGATACTCATCATTGGTGCGATTTGGTTTAGTCGTCCTATTAATGAGTGCTTGTGGAACACCATTCTTGATGTTATCACAAGTCAACTGATGTGATTGATTTGCTAGAACATTAGAACAAGGAGCGCAATGCCATCAAATATGAGTGTTGTCAGATACTCTTGGCTTTGCAACAAAGGATTATATTGTCCCAAATTTGTTAGAATCTTGATATGACAGGTTTAAAATAGATAAGGGACCTTAAAATTAGAATCTATTACCTGAGACAGCTGTATGGTCCTCATGCTAGCAACCAGAAAAGTGTGCCTCGTGGGCTAAATGTGGGTAAAATGGACAGAGTCTTACCCAGAGTAAAAGAAACTGATGATTTGGATATGATAAAGTAGATACATTGGCTCTGTCATATTCAACTTGGGTATAGCAGAGTGGAAAAGTGCGGTAGACAACCTTAAGTTGTTCAGGAAATTGCATAACATTCTCAAATTCTTCTGCAAATTACTAAAATGGTTTAATGAAATTGTCTGAAAATGTTATTTGCTTTAGTGTATAAGATAATAATCATATATGATGTTTCAATACCATTTCCACCTTGCTTATGGGAAATGATTCAATTTCAAAGGAGCTTAGGAAGTTCTAAAAACTATTTAGTGCTAAGCAATTTGTGATTACCATGTCTCTTATTGCATTTTCTTTGCTGTTATTATTATGCGTTCCTAAGGTTTGCTTCATATTCATGTTGGCCAATAACATTTTTTTTGGGCAAATGTCCATGTTCCTTTTCACATTTTTTTCTTTGCGTTTCAAATACCTCCTAGAAAAGAAACAACATTTCAAATTGCACAGTACATGATATTTGAGTAGTTAGCATTGCATCTATATGCGTATTGGGGTAATAATGTCATCTATTTTTCTTCAGGCCATTACTTCAAGTTTGGCTACAAAGGGAGGTCTGTCTGCTGGGGATGTAGCAACACAACATAAATTCAAGAATGGATCACTTGATGTCAAACTTGACACAGAATCAAACGTACAACTCATTCTATTTCTTGTTCTAAATGTAAGCTGCATTCTATCTTGTTCCTGACAATGATTTATTGATTGAACAGATCCTAACAACCATCAGCATCACAGATTTTCCTTCATCCACAAAAGTCATTGCTTCTTTAAAGTTGCCTGATTACAGCTCTGGCAAGGTACTGAACTGCCATTAGTTAATAATAGGACGTGCATTACTCTAAACTGTCATGTTACAGCTGTCTATTCTTTCTGTAACAGCTGGAGATACAGTATTTACATCAACATGCTGGTATCACTGCAGCTGTTGGCTTGAACAAGTCTTCTGCTGTCGATCTTTCGGCAACTATTGGCACTCCCACCATTGCCTTTGGTGCAGAGACAACTTATGCTGCAGCTTCTGGTGAATTTGCAAAATATAATGCTGGAGTGAGTTACACAAAGCCAGATTCCAATGCTTCAGTAATTCTGTAAGTGCCCTTAATTTGCACATTCATCAATTACAATATGTGAGAAACATAGTGCAAGAGCTGCAAACTGgactaattaattgaaataagtTTCTTTAGAATTTTATGTTTCTTTACTTTTCAATATCTATAATTACTTTGTGCAATTTGTTTGGTGCAAGACTTGTGACAGCAAAGCAGGATTACTATATGTTAATTCTTGGGTGATTAAATGGTAGCAATGAAAATAATAACGATGAGAATAACGAATCATTATTATTTCCTTTTACAGGGCTGACAAAGGAGACTCAATTAAGGCGTCTTATATGCATTATCTAGATCTGCAGAATCAAGCGACTGTAGTGGGAGAGATCAGTCGAAGGTTCTCCACTAATGAGAACACATTAACTGTTGGATGTTCCTATATGGCTGATCCTCAGACATTGTTTAAGGCAAAGCTAAACAATCATGGCAACCTTGGTGTTCTTATACAACATGAGCTCAAGCCCAAGTCTTTCCTGACAATTTCTGGTGCTTTCGACACCAAGGACTTGCAGAAGAATCCCAAGCTTGGGTTTGCACTCTCTCTCAAGCCTTAGTTGGCTAATGGCTATACTCATACCAAGAAAGAATGATGCAACCaattttattcatataatttttccTGATTTTTCTCCACTCAAATTGAGGCATTTTGGGAATTGACATTATTTGAAAATTCCTTTGAGATGGGATTTCTCATCTTGGTTTCTGAAAAACGTTTACCACAGATTGCTCAAATCATGTACTTGCTATTTGCTATTGAATCGAGTATTTACTGACCAATTTGCTCGAGTTTTATTAATGTTTGGTTCTAATTACTTTGGAAATGTGCTACTGTTTTTCATTTATCCTCAGTTTTTGGATCATTTTTTACAGATCTCAAAATTGTTTGCAAGTTCTGTTGAATCTATTTATTGAGGGATCTTCATCATCCACACTTGTCGTATTCAAATTCAATTAGGAAATCAGATCCTTAATGGGATGGAGTATCATtctcatcaaaatcaaatttgCAACACGAAGaaaaactaaaaactaaaaaCTCAAATTTGTCCAAGAAAAATAGAtgtattattttgttttaattgagaatgggtttatttattatttgggatttataaataaataatttaatttaatggcaAAACCGTACGAGAGAAAacataaattcaattttaaaaaatacaaattcaTTTGTGAAAGTATAGACGAGAATCACATCATATTCTTATTCATTATTAGTTGCGATGTCCACGGATACAATTAAGACGTAAGCAATGAAAGAGGAAATAGATTTTTATTAACGGTaacaaataaatcataaatGAAGAGAAGAATCAAGtgtttagatttttaaaaataattttcaagagAGTTGGGGAATAATGAATAATTACGAACTAGAGCCTCAGTTCTACacgtatttatttatttatttattttttaatcgttacttaaaataagaaaaaaatataaaattttaattcaattgatatttttaagatttgaaatgaaagaaactaattattttttatttaaaagaatatattatagaaagttatatataattgtttaaaaattcatttacttttttttattaataatttatttaagtaaAGGTTTTAAATATGAGATTCTATATTTATAATCTATAATATACATATATGCAAGAtctaatgattttttttctttaaataatgttaattttat
This genomic window contains:
- the LOC110606022 gene encoding mitochondrial outer membrane protein porin 2, giving the protein MSKGPALFYDFGKKARDLLAKDFTTDQKITISSSTCTGLAITSSLATKGGLSAGDVATQHKFKNGSLDVKLDTESNILTTISITDFPSSTKVIASLKLPDYSSGKLEIQYLHQHAGITAAVGLNKSSAVDLSATIGTPTIAFGAETTYAAASGEFAKYNAGVSYTKPDSNASVILADKGDSIKASYMHYLDLQNQATVVGEISRRFSTNENTLTVGCSYMADPQTLFKAKLNNHGNLGVLIQHELKPKSFLTISGAFDTKDLQKNPKLGFALSLKP